In one Halorubrum sp. CBA1229 genomic region, the following are encoded:
- the nuoK gene encoding NADH-quinone oxidoreductase subunit NuoK has translation MTAVASSIPPEWYLLLAAGVFCIGLFGILTRRDALYFLMSVELMMNAANINFVAFALYYGDLTGQVFALFVIALAAAEVAIGIGIILVLYRNFGVTDVTVPTEMRW, from the coding sequence GTGACCGCCGTCGCCTCCTCGATCCCGCCGGAGTGGTACCTGCTGCTCGCGGCCGGTGTCTTCTGTATCGGCCTGTTCGGTATACTCACGCGGCGCGACGCACTGTACTTCCTGATGAGCGTCGAGCTCATGATGAACGCGGCGAACATCAACTTCGTCGCCTTCGCGCTGTACTACGGCGACCTGACGGGACAGGTGTTCGCGCTGTTCGTCATCGCGCTCGCCGCCGCGGAGGTCGCGATCGGTATCGGCATCATCCTGGTGTTGTACCGCAACTTCGGTGTCACAGACGTGACCGTTCCAACGGAGATGAGGTGGTAA
- a CDS encoding NADH-quinone oxidoreductase subunit J: MVYATIAFGLFAAVTLAFGLGVVLARDVFHAALLLGGALTSVAVHYVMLQAEFIAAMQILVYVGGVLILVTFGVMLTRSDTETEVNSA, translated from the coding sequence ATGGTTTATGCTACCATCGCGTTCGGGCTGTTCGCCGCAGTCACGCTGGCGTTCGGCCTCGGGGTCGTCCTGGCGCGCGACGTGTTCCACGCCGCGCTGCTGCTGGGCGGAGCCCTGACGAGCGTCGCAGTGCACTACGTGATGTTACAGGCGGAGTTTATCGCCGCCATGCAGATCCTCGTCTACGTCGGCGGGGTTCTGATCTTGGTCACGTTCGGTGTGATGCTCACGCGATCGGACACGGAAACGGAGGTGAATAGCGCATGA
- a CDS encoding NADH-quinone oxidoreductase subunit I, whose protein sequence is MIGLMKSMATTMKHALDGSTFTVEYPEDAPEVSPRFRGVHKFSQERCIWCRQCENVCPNDTIQIVQDDQRNGEQYNLHIGQCIYCRLCEEVCPVDAIILTQNFEFTADTKDDFVFNKEQLKNVPWYKGIDPLESRNPDRGAWVGEGDGEVDYQ, encoded by the coding sequence ACGATGAAACACGCGCTGGACGGGTCGACGTTCACGGTGGAATATCCGGAGGACGCGCCCGAGGTGAGCCCGCGGTTCCGCGGGGTCCACAAGTTCAGCCAGGAGCGGTGCATCTGGTGCCGCCAGTGCGAGAACGTCTGTCCGAACGACACGATCCAGATCGTGCAGGACGACCAGCGCAACGGGGAGCAGTACAACCTCCACATCGGGCAGTGCATCTACTGCCGGCTCTGCGAGGAGGTCTGCCCCGTTGACGCGATCATCCTCACGCAGAACTTCGAGTTCACCGCGGACACGAAGGACGACTTCGTGTTCAACAAAGAACAGCTCAAGAACGTCCCGTGGTACAAGGGGATCGACCCGCTGGAGTCCCGGAACCCGGATCGCGGTGCGTGGGTCGGGGAGGGCGACGGCGAGGTCGACTACCAGTAG